In Bdellovibrionales bacterium, the DNA window GAAAACGGCAAATTTTTGCCAAAATATACTTTTTGCAAATGTTTGTCTTTGGCCCAGCGATACGCGATCATGATCATCTCGACACCAATAGCCTCGGTCTCTGCATTGACATGTTCAATCCAAAGGACCTGAGTCCACGATTTGAAAAAAAGAAGAGGTTGGGCGATAACGTATCCAACAACTTTATTATCCACACGTTTTACAAAAGACCAGCCTCGGGGGATATAGTGCTCGAGAGCTTCTTTCCGCCACGGAGCATGCCAAGACGAAATTTCTCGCTCGATGCCTTCGCCCGGTAGTCTTTCCATCTCGAAGTTGAGAATTTCATCTAGATTTTCTGCAGTGAGAATTTTAATTTCTTCCATAATGATGTCTCTTTTACTAACATAGCTTCCATGATGTACAAGACATTTTCCAATGAGATGCTGAACGCCATTTTAGCGAAGGTCGATGACCTCAAAAAAAAATTTCCGCCCCCCTATTATGCGGCTTTTGATGCCGATGGAACTCTCTGGGACAGCGATGTCGGGGAGAATTTTTTCCAGTTTCAGATCGACCACTGTGATCTTGCCGCACTCAAGGGAATTGATCCCTGGGAGCATTACTTGTCTCTCAAAAAGAAGCATCCACCGGAGGCCTATCTTTGGCTCGCCCAGATCTGTAGTGGGTTCTCGTTAGCACAAGTGCGGCTGTGGGCCCAAAAGGCCGTTGAACTTCGACCTCCCGAGGTCTTCGAATCACAAAAAATCCTTGTGGCCGAGCTAGTGAAAAGAAATGTACAGGTCTACGTGGTAAGTGCCTCAGTCCATTGGGCGGTCGAAGCCGCACTAAGTACAGTCGGTTTACCTCTCACTTCTGCGATGGGTGTAAAAACTAAAGTGGTTGGCGGAAACATTACGAAAACTCAGGATGGCCCGATCACTTGGAGGGCTGGCAAAGCGGAAGCTCTGATGCTGGCGACAAAAGGTATTCCACCGATTTTCTGTTCGGGAAACAGTTCCGGCGATGTTCAGCTTCTCCAGTGCTCCGTCGGGGATGCTCTTGCCATCCAGACACAATCTCGCTCCAGTCAGCATCAGTCTCTCTACGCTGATGAGCAGAGTCTTTTAACTATTGCTCAAGAACAGGGCTGGTGGGTTCACAGCTTTATCTGAGGGCGTCATCAGTCCGGGCGGCATCCTCCACCAAAGCGCAGGACCTCGTGGACATCGTCTCGAAGTCTTTGATAGGATCATGTGATCGGAGGAAAGTTATGCTTAAGAATAGTTTATTAGTTTTATTATTGGCCTTTGCGGCAGTGGCGATCCAAGGCTGCGGAGAAAAGCAGTTCACCAAAGGTTCGTACGATGATGTTGATCAGGAAAACCTGCTCAATGATAAGTGGTCCGAAACGGACATGCAAAAAGCGGTGAGTGAATTGGCGCAAAGCTTACTTTCTTCACGCGTTCTTGCCGAAGCGAAAAAGCCACCCGTTGTGATGGTCACGCGCCTTGAAAACAAAACCAGTGAAATTATCGAAACTAAAAGTATTACCAGCATGATGATGGTGGAGCTCACTCAATCGGGCAAAGCCCAGTTTGTGGATAAAGATGCCCGTCAAGATCTCGCCGAAGAATATGAATATCAAAATTCAGGCATGGTCTCCAAAGAGTCTAAAAAAGGTCCTGGAGGTCAAATCGGCGCGGACTACATTCTTAATGGCCGTATCGATTCGATCGTTCAAGAAGTGGGAAAAGATAAAACGGTTTATTACAAATTATCTTTTAGTCTTTCAAATATGAAAACCAGTCTGATCGAGTGGGCTGGACAAAAGCAAATTCGCAAAAAATTTAAAAAGAAACGCGTTAGCGGCTGATAGGTCGCTCTGTGCGATATTTCGCATCCCTTCTTTTATTCCTAGCTGTCTCCTGCGCCACGTACCAGAAAGATGTATCTGGCGCTCGAGATCTTATGCAGTCAGGACAATACGATCAGGCTGAAGCGATACTTAAGGAGCAAGTGGATACCCGAAAGGGTGATCGATTGGCTTATCTCTTGGAGTACGCAACGGTTCTCTACCAGGCTCAAAAATTCGAGGAGAGTAGTAAAAAATTTAACGAGGCCGATCAGAGTGCTGAAGTGAATGATTACACCAGTTTGTCGCGCGAATTCGGATCCATCATGATGCGCGAAGATCTGGTGCAATTTAAAACGGAGTCGTTTGAATTTCTTTTGATTAACGTTTACCAAGCGCTCAACTATCTTATGCTGGATAATTTTGAGAACGCCATGGTCATGGCTCGAAGGATCAACGATAAAATCAACAAAATTGAATTAGATAGCGACACGAAAAAACGTCAGTTGTCATTTGCCGCCTACCTCGCTGGTTTATTATGGGATGCCGAGGGAGAAAAAGACTCCGCCTACATCATGTACAGTAAAGCCTTGGAGGGCTCCGACTTCCCCGCGATTCAGAGAGACACTCTGGTGGCTGCGAAAGTATCTCGTCGTGAGGAAACCTACGATCGTTTGAAAAAGAAATGGCCGGAAATCGATGGGAGCATTGATTGGAATGGGATCCGCAACAAGGGTGAACTGGTCGTGCTATTGCAACAAGGCTGGATCCCTCGTAAAAGTCCACGTCCTGACAATCATCGTATGCCGATGTTGGTTCCAGTTCCAAGTCAGATTCGTCATGTTCGTATCGAGATTTCGGGAAAAGGGTCGGTGACGAGCCAGATCGTTTACGACTTGGAAAGCGTCGCCATTCAAACACTGAACGAGGACTACA includes these proteins:
- a CDS encoding haloacid dehalogenase-like hydrolase — encoded protein: MMYKTFSNEMLNAILAKVDDLKKKFPPPYYAAFDADGTLWDSDVGENFFQFQIDHCDLAALKGIDPWEHYLSLKKKHPPEAYLWLAQICSGFSLAQVRLWAQKAVELRPPEVFESQKILVAELVKRNVQVYVVSASVHWAVEAALSTVGLPLTSAMGVKTKVVGGNITKTQDGPITWRAGKAEALMLATKGIPPIFCSGNSSGDVQLLQCSVGDALAIQTQSRSSQHQSLYADEQSLLTIAQEQGWWVHSFI
- the lpoB gene encoding penicillin-binding protein activator LpoB, translating into MLKNSLLVLLLAFAAVAIQGCGEKQFTKGSYDDVDQENLLNDKWSETDMQKAVSELAQSLLSSRVLAEAKKPPVVMVTRLENKTSEIIETKSITSMMMVELTQSGKAQFVDKDARQDLAEEYEYQNSGMVSKESKKGPGGQIGADYILNGRIDSIVQEVGKDKTVYYKLSFSLSNMKTSLIEWAGQKQIRKKFKKKRVSG